A genomic window from Verrucomicrobiia bacterium includes:
- a CDS encoding RibD family protein — MSRRPLKRPLVFVNMAVSADGKIASANRRVIRIGSPRDEAHLYALRATADAILCGARTVEESEATMGNGGERYRRTRIRNGLAPHPLRIVASASASLSPNAALWRHRFSPILLLTAANVPEDRLGRLRPLADAVWQAAGSTLNFSEVLNRLWRERGVRRLVLEGGGELNAAFFEADLVDEIHLTWCPLIVGGRAAPTLADGLGIGPLAEAPRFTLAHIRRVGAELFATYRRSLT, encoded by the coding sequence ATGAGCCGCCGGCCCCTGAAACGTCCGTTGGTCTTCGTCAACATGGCCGTGAGCGCCGACGGCAAGATTGCCTCCGCCAACCGACGGGTCATCCGGATCGGCAGCCCGCGGGACGAGGCGCATCTTTACGCGCTTCGAGCCACCGCCGACGCCATTCTCTGCGGTGCGCGCACCGTCGAGGAGTCGGAGGCCACGATGGGCAATGGCGGCGAGCGTTACCGCCGCACCCGAATTCGGAACGGTCTCGCACCCCATCCGCTCCGGATCGTGGCCAGCGCTTCCGCCAGCCTCTCCCCGAACGCCGCCCTGTGGCGGCACCGTTTCTCCCCGATCCTCCTCCTGACCGCCGCCAACGTCCCGGAAGACCGACTCGGGCGGTTGCGGCCCCTGGCCGACGCGGTCTGGCAGGCTGCGGGCTCCACGTTGAACTTTTCAGAGGTGCTGAACCGGCTTTGGCGCGAGCGGGGCGTGCGCCGGCTGGTGCTCGAGGGTGGCGGGGAACTCAACGCCGCATTCTTCGAGGCGGACCTTGTGGACGAAATCCACCTGACGTGGTGCCCGCTGATCGTGGGCGGCCGCGCAGCCCCCACCCTGGCAGACGGCCTGGGCATCGGCCCCCTGGCCGAAGCCCCCCGATTCACCCTGGCCCATATCCGCCGCGTGGGCGCCGAACTGTTCGCGACTTATAGACGTTCACTGACGTAA